In one window of Salvia miltiorrhiza cultivar Shanhuang (shh) unplaced genomic scaffold, IMPLAD_Smil_shh original_scaffold_326, whole genome shotgun sequence DNA:
- the LOC131004125 gene encoding uncharacterized protein LOC131004125 isoform X1: MDAVVNSALEEICCGAAKGLQLSDLWAKIGPTLAARGLPICQNVKRAVWENLAEIPGLKLVACDGASSELTESTVEECDKMNVKIVAPEAMRRSFLGLYDLGTSESSSADIQRFILERLAVARNNGIAQNDLTKELHIPANNLSYQFKTLETQGLIVKQPTVIRKNGNIVSTNMLYLARYAKHFGSQQRLEITRTDQMLRDGEGADGHTGTNDDGVTGIVAENVSVKDFVPALKAICDKLEKAEGKVLVVSDLKKDLGYRGTHGHRSWRNICHRLKDARVVEECRTIIKNKEVDCLRLLQSFSTSHFEPKSHGRGPDGMDIEQSQNLSKRGQVTEELVELPILRQIYDMIDVAGLKGLTNTEVCRRLGLCCKEYHKRYFKPLISIFGVHSLKESHKKGEVFRLWTAGNFKPEPSNMIPFEGETACQEARESKSLVEDPYLLKDSSQPVQVLDTSISVGNTSGTCESENDAADKKEASNCTTVDECSSGMLVRCNTQNSDVEQCTGVPAEEPLQGSKSVPNCNVPETHPLALVKSPMRRSYPRPSSLPIRASSSRREQHILKVLEEEKFLLKPELHRQLESLETEKNTMMDRKTLERILNKIQQDGNCKCIQVSVPGVTNCGRSRTIEVVLHPSLFNVSSELLTQIHDKMRHFEIQVRKQAYMRQKKNQSVPILDNVQRIPCTVQTQSEHAGLMRANGFVLAKMVRTRLLHTFLWGLVCSSPGWDQDLFISDHSHDLENPHSSCKLFELNLSIRSMPLELFLQVVGSTEKFEDVLEECKSGLLLRDLPMEKQNCLMDTRASNRLSYLIEILRRLKLIRLMSKGHAEDGSSSLHTTLNYALEFKPYLEEPTSAVASSGLVFADLRPQIRHDFVLLSKKAIDDYWGTLEYCYAAAKSRAALLAFPGSAVHEVFHPKSWASGRVMTAGQRVELVKRLAKDGTEKKLSFEDCEKIAEDLNLTLEQVLRVYYDKRQRSATRSTSTVDAEGEELQTAKGKRIMSPRKRRRLSDRISSKLGNGHSGLKAANSLLGPDSQSTMEQGSSTITTTDNDDCQSQRNSVGDNRERLGAEKLSEEDKDVYSFKRALSRLNPARQKKFYWSEEAERQLVIEYARHRAARGANFHRADWVSILNLPAPAHACKRRMALLNSFIPFREAVMKLCTILSEQYAKYLEKFQDKMLIHADSEEMIRGPASEEADMLEKWANFDEDIVKVALDDVLICKRLAKLNAARETFPEQEISEDDDIEDCGQSNASGQISSAQQRLRKHLHTGARILRQMHESVAVANAVELFKLIFLSKSKAPEAPTLLAETLRRYSEHDLCAAFNYLRERKIMIGGGNGQFELSQHFLHSITSSEFPPDTGSRAAKLAVWLHEREKDLVEEGIEVPSDLQCGEVFSLCALLSSGELSITPLLPNEGVGEAEDNRPCKRKSDSTEPDGGLPKKLKKTFAGDSELTTRREKGFPSIKLCLQRETISRFIAVDSFKKGNLYPAPFCGVKDQSNTSSGLDVTSSLLPSEIADHSSDILESGTVDHPTLELSESPWEAMTGYAKHLFSSCSYELNSSLLQPDLFKTLYSAIQKSGDNGLSMKEIHKVLNIKEEKLLEVTIEVLEAFGRALKVNAYNSVHVVDSLYRSKYFLTSIDDRVAHHLKSERKTKDKPTPLNLDSQRKNMASSEDKINTNDNEGHRVTILNRPQDVTDPPSEILAGNKITGHQHSDVASPKVNRGENLECCRTDSNHISWPLLPWMNGDGTINELLYKGLLRRVLGIVVLNPGISEDGIINQMQGLNPQSCRQLLQMMILDNHLTTRKMQQMTSARPPSILANLLGDKFRKSKWICRVHFFANPSTTTLL; encoded by the exons GAACAATGGGATTGCGCAGAACGATCTTACTAAGGAATTACACATTCCTGCTAACAATTTATCTTATCAATTTAAGACACTTGAAACCCAAGGATTGATAGTGAAGCAGCCAACTGTCATTAGGAAGAATGGTAACATTGTGTCCACCAATATGCTATATCTTGCTCGTTATGCTAAGCATTTCGGTTCTCAGCAGAGGCTTGAAATCACTAGGACGGATCAGATGTTGAGGGATGGGGAGGGTGCAGATGGTCATACTGGAACAAATGATGATGGGGTTACTGGAATTGTGGCTGAGAATGTATCTGTCAAAGATTTTGTACCAGCACTGAAAGCCATCTGTGATAAACTTGAAAAAGCTGAGGGCAAG GTTTTGGTTGTCTCAGATTTAAAAAAAGACCTTGGTTATCGGGGGACTCATGGCCATAGAAGTTGGAGAAAT ATATGTCACAGGTTGAAAGATGCTCGAGTTGTAGAAGAGTGTCGTACAATAATCAAGAATAAG GAGGTTGATTGTTTACGTCTACTTCAAAGTTTCTCAACGTCACATTTTGAGCCAAAATCTCATGGACGTGGCCCTGATGGTATGGACATAGAACAATCACAAAATTTGTCAAAAAGAGGACAAGTTACAGAAGAACTTGTAGAGCTTCCCATCTTGCGTCAGATCTATGACATGATTGATGTTGCAGGGTTAAAAGGATTGACCAATACAGAA GTATGTAGAAGGCTCGGTTTGTGCTGTAAGGAGTACCACAAGCGATATTTTAAACCATTGATATCTATCTTTGGCGTACATTCGTTAAAGGAAAGCCACAAAAAAGGCGAGGTTTTCCGACTTTGGACAGCTGGTAACTTCAAACCAGAACCATCCAACATGATCCCATTTGAAGGAGAAACAGCTTGTCAGGAAGCCCGTGAATCTAAATCACTTGTTGAGGATCCGTACCTTCTTAAGGACTCATCTCAGCCTGTGCAGGTGCTAGATACTTCTATTTCTGTGGGGAATACTAGTGGTACCTGTGAAAGTGAGAATGATGCAGCTGACAAAAAAGAAGCTTCGAACTGTACAACTGTGGATGAATGTTCTAGTGGTATGCTTGTACGATGCAATACACAGAATTCTGATGTGGAACAATGCACTGGGGTCCCTGCTGAGGAACCATTGCAGGGAAGTAAATCAGTACCTAACTGTAATGTGCCAGAAACACACCCTCTTGCTCTTGTAAAGTCTCCAATGCGTCGATCATATCCAAGACCTTCCAGTCTTCCAATTCGTGCATCCAGCTCACGGAGGGAGCAACATATACTCAAGGTTTTGGAG GAGGAGAAGTTCCTATTAAAACCTGAGCTCCACAGGCAACTTGAGAGTCTTGAGACAGAAAAGAACACAATGATGGATAGGAAGACCTTGGAACGTATTCTTAACAAAATTCAGCAAGACGGAAATTGTAAATGCATCCAGGTTAGTGTCCCAGGCGTGACAAACTGTGGTCGCAGCAGGACAATAGAAGTTGTCCTCCATCCATCACTTTTTAATGTCTCATCTGAATTATTGACTCAAATTCATGATAAGATGAGGCATTTCGAAATCCAAGTGCGCAAGCAAGCATATATGCGGCAGAAGAAAAACCAATCAGTTCCCATATTGGACAATGTGCAGAGAATCCCCTGTACTGTGCAGACCCAATCAGAGCATGCAGGATTGATGCGTGCTAATGGATTTGTTCTGGCAAAAATGGTTAGAACAAGGCTTCTTCACACCTTTCTTTGGGGTTTGGTCTGTAGTTCCCCTGGTTGGGATCAAGATTTATTCATTAGCGACCATTCTCATGATTTGGAAAATCCACACAGCTCTTGTAAGTTATTCGAGTTAAATCTATCCATTAGGTCAATGCCACTTGAATTGTTCTTACAAGTAGTTGGATCTACTGAAAAGTTTGAGGATGTGCTCGAGGAGTGTAAAAGCGGCTTGTTACTTCGTGATCTTCCTATGGAAAAACAAAATTGCCTGATGGATACTCGAGCATCTAATCGATTGTCCTATCTCATCGAAATATTACGACGTTTGAAG TTGATTCGTCTAATGAGTAAGGGCCATGCAGAAGATGGATCCAGCAGCCTGCACACTACTCTTAATTATGCATTGGAATTTAAGCCTTACCTCGAGGAACCAACATCAGCTGTTGCATCATCTGGTCTTGTTTTTGCTGATCTGCGCCCTCAAATCAGACATGATTTTGTCCTTTTGAGCAAAAAAGCTATTGATGACTACTGGGGCACTCTGGAGTATTGTTATGCTGCAGCTAAATCAAGGGCTGCATTACTCGCATTTCCAGGATCTGCAGTTCATGAG GTATTTCATCCGAAATCATGGGCATCTGGCCGGGTCATGACAGCTGGCCAGCGAGTAGAACTTGTCAAACGTCTGGCAAAAGATGGCACAGAGAAGAAACTTTCATTCGAAGACTGTGAGAAGATTGCTGAAGATCTCAATTTGACACTGGAGCAG GTGCTCCGTGTCTATTATGACAAGAGGCAGCGGTCTGCTACTAGATCTACGAGTACTGTGGATGCTGAAGGTGAAGAGCTTCAGACAGCCAAAGGAAAACGTATTATGTCTCCACGGAAGAGGAGACGTTTATCAGATAGAATTTCCTCAAAGCTTGGAAACGGACATTCAGGTCTGAAGGCAGCTAATTCGTTATTAGGTCCGGATAGCCAATCTACCATGGAACAAGGTTCTTCGACAATTACTACTACTGACAATGATGATTGCCAGTCTCAGAGAAATTCTGTAGGTGATAATAGAGAGCGTTTGGGGGCGGAAAAATTGAGTGAAGAAGATAAGGATGTCTATTCTTTCAAGCGAGCACTATCAAGGTTGAACCCAGCACGTCAGAAAAAGTTTTATTGGTCAGAAGAGGCTGAGAG GCAATTAGTGATTGAATATGCTAGACACCGAGCTGCTCGGGGGGCAAATTTTCATCGCGCAGATTGGGTGTCAATTTTAAATCTCCCAGCACCTGCTCATGCATGCAAGAGAAGAATGGCATTATTAAATAGCTTTATCCCTTTCAGAGAGGCTGTTATGAAACTATGCACTATTCTTTCGGAACAATATGCAAAGTACCTTGAGAAGTTCCAGGACAAGATGTTGATTCATGCAGATTCTGAAGAGATGATTCGGGGTCCTGCATCTGAAGAAGCTGACATGCTTGAGAAATGGGCTAATTTTGATGAGGATATCGTTAAGGTTGCATTGGATGATGTCTTAATATGCAAAAGATTGGCTAAGCTGAATGCTGCTCGAGAAACGTTTCCAGAACAAGAAATAAGTGAGGACGAT GACATCGAGGATTGTGGTCAGAGTAATGCTTCTGGTCAAATATCAAGTGCCCAGCAACGTCTCAGAAAACATTTGCATACAGGTGCAAGAATTTTGAGACAGATGCATGAATCAGTTGCAGTTGCAAATGCTGTGGAGCTATTTAAACTTATCTTTCTAAGCAAATCAAAAGCTCCAGAAGCACCGACTTTGCTGGCCGAAACACTACGTCGTTATTCTGAGCACGACCTCTGTGCTGCTTTTAATTACTTGAGAGAGAGGAAAATTATG ATTGGTGGTGGCAACGGTCAATTTGAATTATCACAGCACTTCTTGCATAGTATCACGTCATCCGAATTTCCCCCTGATACTGGAAGCAGAGCTGCTAAGCTTGCTGTCTGGCTTCATGAGAGAGAAAAGGATTTAGTTGAAGAGGGCATTGAAGTTCCATCAGATCTTCAGTGTGGTGAAGTTTTCTCTTTGTGTGCTCTACTATCTTCAGGTGAACTGTCAATTACCCCATTGCTACCCAATGAAGGTGTTGGAGAGGCAGAAGATAATCGACCTTGTAAACGTAAAAGTGATAGTACCGAGCCTGATGGGGGAttaccaaaaaaattaaaaaaaacatttgcCGGGGACAGTGAGTTAACTACCCGCAGAGAAAAAGGTTTTCCCAGCATAAAGTTATGCTTGCAAAGGGAAACAATTTCAAGATTTATTGCTGTCGACTCATTCAAGAAGGGGAACTTGTATCCTGCCCCATTTTGTGGAGTAAAAGATCAAAGCAATACTTCATCTGGTTTGGATGTTACCTCAAGTTTGTTGCCTTCTGAGATTGCTGATCATTCAAGTGATATCCTTGAATCTGGGACGGTAGATCATCCCACTCTTGAGCTGAGTGAATCTCCATGGGAAGCTATGACCGGCTATGCTAAGCATCTATTTTCTTCATGTTCTTATGAATTAAATAGTTCGTTGCTTCAACCTGATTTGTTCAAAACACTCTATTCAGCCATTCAGAAGTCTGGCGACAACGGGTTGAGCATGAAAGAGATCCACAAGGTTCTGAACATTAAGG AAGAGAAATTATTGGAAGTTACAATTGAGGTGCTTGAAGCATTTGGGCGAGCATTAAAG GTCAATGCTTACAATTCAGTTCACGTGGTTGATTCCCTATACCGATCCAAATATTTCTTGACCAGTATAGACGATCGTGTTGCTCATCATCTCAAATCGGAAAGGAAAACCAAGGACAAGCCTACGCCTCTTAATCTTGATAGTCAAAGGAAGAATATGGCCTCCTCAGAGGATAAGATCAACACAAATGACAATGAAGGACATAGAGTCACAATtttaaatcgtcctcaagatgtCACCGATCCTCCTTCAGAAATATTAGCAGGGAATAAGATTACAGGCCATCAACATTCTGATGTTGCTTCACCCAAAGTGAATAGAGGAGAAAACCTTGAATGCTGCCGTACTGATTCAAATCATATAAGTTGGCCCCTGTTGCCATGGATGAATGGAGATGGTACTATAAATGAGCTTCTATACAAGGGGCTTCTTCGCCGTGTTCTTGGTATTGTTGTGCTAAATCCAGGGATATCAGAG GATGGAATCATAAATCAGATGCAAGGTCTAAATCCGCAG AGCTGCAGGCAGCTGTTACAGATGATGATTCTGGATAACCACTTAACTACCCGCAAAATGCAGCAGATGACATCGGCACGGCCTCCCTCCATTCTGGCCAATCTTCTTGGTGATAAATTCAGAAAATCTAAGTGGATATGTCGAGTCCATTTCTTTGCGAATCCCTCGACCACCACCTTGTTGTAG
- the LOC131004125 gene encoding uncharacterized protein LOC131004125 isoform X2, with translation MRLEITRTDQMLRDGEGADGHTGTNDDGVTGIVAENVSVKDFVPALKAICDKLEKAEGKVLVVSDLKKDLGYRGTHGHRSWRNICHRLKDARVVEECRTIIKNKEVDCLRLLQSFSTSHFEPKSHGRGPDGMDIEQSQNLSKRGQVTEELVELPILRQIYDMIDVAGLKGLTNTEVCRRLGLCCKEYHKRYFKPLISIFGVHSLKESHKKGEVFRLWTAGNFKPEPSNMIPFEGETACQEARESKSLVEDPYLLKDSSQPVQVLDTSISVGNTSGTCESENDAADKKEASNCTTVDECSSGMLVRCNTQNSDVEQCTGVPAEEPLQGSKSVPNCNVPETHPLALVKSPMRRSYPRPSSLPIRASSSRREQHILKVLEEEKFLLKPELHRQLESLETEKNTMMDRKTLERILNKIQQDGNCKCIQVSVPGVTNCGRSRTIEVVLHPSLFNVSSELLTQIHDKMRHFEIQVRKQAYMRQKKNQSVPILDNVQRIPCTVQTQSEHAGLMRANGFVLAKMVRTRLLHTFLWGLVCSSPGWDQDLFISDHSHDLENPHSSCKLFELNLSIRSMPLELFLQVVGSTEKFEDVLEECKSGLLLRDLPMEKQNCLMDTRASNRLSYLIEILRRLKLIRLMSKGHAEDGSSSLHTTLNYALEFKPYLEEPTSAVASSGLVFADLRPQIRHDFVLLSKKAIDDYWGTLEYCYAAAKSRAALLAFPGSAVHEVFHPKSWASGRVMTAGQRVELVKRLAKDGTEKKLSFEDCEKIAEDLNLTLEQVLRVYYDKRQRSATRSTSTVDAEGEELQTAKGKRIMSPRKRRRLSDRISSKLGNGHSGLKAANSLLGPDSQSTMEQGSSTITTTDNDDCQSQRNSVGDNRERLGAEKLSEEDKDVYSFKRALSRLNPARQKKFYWSEEAERQLVIEYARHRAARGANFHRADWVSILNLPAPAHACKRRMALLNSFIPFREAVMKLCTILSEQYAKYLEKFQDKMLIHADSEEMIRGPASEEADMLEKWANFDEDIVKVALDDVLICKRLAKLNAARETFPEQEISEDDDIEDCGQSNASGQISSAQQRLRKHLHTGARILRQMHESVAVANAVELFKLIFLSKSKAPEAPTLLAETLRRYSEHDLCAAFNYLRERKIMIGGGNGQFELSQHFLHSITSSEFPPDTGSRAAKLAVWLHEREKDLVEEGIEVPSDLQCGEVFSLCALLSSGELSITPLLPNEGVGEAEDNRPCKRKSDSTEPDGGLPKKLKKTFAGDSELTTRREKGFPSIKLCLQRETISRFIAVDSFKKGNLYPAPFCGVKDQSNTSSGLDVTSSLLPSEIADHSSDILESGTVDHPTLELSESPWEAMTGYAKHLFSSCSYELNSSLLQPDLFKTLYSAIQKSGDNGLSMKEIHKVLNIKEEKLLEVTIEVLEAFGRALKVNAYNSVHVVDSLYRSKYFLTSIDDRVAHHLKSERKTKDKPTPLNLDSQRKNMASSEDKINTNDNEGHRVTILNRPQDVTDPPSEILAGNKITGHQHSDVASPKVNRGENLECCRTDSNHISWPLLPWMNGDGTINELLYKGLLRRVLGIVVLNPGISEDGIINQMQGLNPQSCRQLLQMMILDNHLTTRKMQQMTSARPPSILANLLGDKFRKSKWICRVHFFANPSTTTLL, from the exons ATG AGGCTTGAAATCACTAGGACGGATCAGATGTTGAGGGATGGGGAGGGTGCAGATGGTCATACTGGAACAAATGATGATGGGGTTACTGGAATTGTGGCTGAGAATGTATCTGTCAAAGATTTTGTACCAGCACTGAAAGCCATCTGTGATAAACTTGAAAAAGCTGAGGGCAAG GTTTTGGTTGTCTCAGATTTAAAAAAAGACCTTGGTTATCGGGGGACTCATGGCCATAGAAGTTGGAGAAAT ATATGTCACAGGTTGAAAGATGCTCGAGTTGTAGAAGAGTGTCGTACAATAATCAAGAATAAG GAGGTTGATTGTTTACGTCTACTTCAAAGTTTCTCAACGTCACATTTTGAGCCAAAATCTCATGGACGTGGCCCTGATGGTATGGACATAGAACAATCACAAAATTTGTCAAAAAGAGGACAAGTTACAGAAGAACTTGTAGAGCTTCCCATCTTGCGTCAGATCTATGACATGATTGATGTTGCAGGGTTAAAAGGATTGACCAATACAGAA GTATGTAGAAGGCTCGGTTTGTGCTGTAAGGAGTACCACAAGCGATATTTTAAACCATTGATATCTATCTTTGGCGTACATTCGTTAAAGGAAAGCCACAAAAAAGGCGAGGTTTTCCGACTTTGGACAGCTGGTAACTTCAAACCAGAACCATCCAACATGATCCCATTTGAAGGAGAAACAGCTTGTCAGGAAGCCCGTGAATCTAAATCACTTGTTGAGGATCCGTACCTTCTTAAGGACTCATCTCAGCCTGTGCAGGTGCTAGATACTTCTATTTCTGTGGGGAATACTAGTGGTACCTGTGAAAGTGAGAATGATGCAGCTGACAAAAAAGAAGCTTCGAACTGTACAACTGTGGATGAATGTTCTAGTGGTATGCTTGTACGATGCAATACACAGAATTCTGATGTGGAACAATGCACTGGGGTCCCTGCTGAGGAACCATTGCAGGGAAGTAAATCAGTACCTAACTGTAATGTGCCAGAAACACACCCTCTTGCTCTTGTAAAGTCTCCAATGCGTCGATCATATCCAAGACCTTCCAGTCTTCCAATTCGTGCATCCAGCTCACGGAGGGAGCAACATATACTCAAGGTTTTGGAG GAGGAGAAGTTCCTATTAAAACCTGAGCTCCACAGGCAACTTGAGAGTCTTGAGACAGAAAAGAACACAATGATGGATAGGAAGACCTTGGAACGTATTCTTAACAAAATTCAGCAAGACGGAAATTGTAAATGCATCCAGGTTAGTGTCCCAGGCGTGACAAACTGTGGTCGCAGCAGGACAATAGAAGTTGTCCTCCATCCATCACTTTTTAATGTCTCATCTGAATTATTGACTCAAATTCATGATAAGATGAGGCATTTCGAAATCCAAGTGCGCAAGCAAGCATATATGCGGCAGAAGAAAAACCAATCAGTTCCCATATTGGACAATGTGCAGAGAATCCCCTGTACTGTGCAGACCCAATCAGAGCATGCAGGATTGATGCGTGCTAATGGATTTGTTCTGGCAAAAATGGTTAGAACAAGGCTTCTTCACACCTTTCTTTGGGGTTTGGTCTGTAGTTCCCCTGGTTGGGATCAAGATTTATTCATTAGCGACCATTCTCATGATTTGGAAAATCCACACAGCTCTTGTAAGTTATTCGAGTTAAATCTATCCATTAGGTCAATGCCACTTGAATTGTTCTTACAAGTAGTTGGATCTACTGAAAAGTTTGAGGATGTGCTCGAGGAGTGTAAAAGCGGCTTGTTACTTCGTGATCTTCCTATGGAAAAACAAAATTGCCTGATGGATACTCGAGCATCTAATCGATTGTCCTATCTCATCGAAATATTACGACGTTTGAAG TTGATTCGTCTAATGAGTAAGGGCCATGCAGAAGATGGATCCAGCAGCCTGCACACTACTCTTAATTATGCATTGGAATTTAAGCCTTACCTCGAGGAACCAACATCAGCTGTTGCATCATCTGGTCTTGTTTTTGCTGATCTGCGCCCTCAAATCAGACATGATTTTGTCCTTTTGAGCAAAAAAGCTATTGATGACTACTGGGGCACTCTGGAGTATTGTTATGCTGCAGCTAAATCAAGGGCTGCATTACTCGCATTTCCAGGATCTGCAGTTCATGAG GTATTTCATCCGAAATCATGGGCATCTGGCCGGGTCATGACAGCTGGCCAGCGAGTAGAACTTGTCAAACGTCTGGCAAAAGATGGCACAGAGAAGAAACTTTCATTCGAAGACTGTGAGAAGATTGCTGAAGATCTCAATTTGACACTGGAGCAG GTGCTCCGTGTCTATTATGACAAGAGGCAGCGGTCTGCTACTAGATCTACGAGTACTGTGGATGCTGAAGGTGAAGAGCTTCAGACAGCCAAAGGAAAACGTATTATGTCTCCACGGAAGAGGAGACGTTTATCAGATAGAATTTCCTCAAAGCTTGGAAACGGACATTCAGGTCTGAAGGCAGCTAATTCGTTATTAGGTCCGGATAGCCAATCTACCATGGAACAAGGTTCTTCGACAATTACTACTACTGACAATGATGATTGCCAGTCTCAGAGAAATTCTGTAGGTGATAATAGAGAGCGTTTGGGGGCGGAAAAATTGAGTGAAGAAGATAAGGATGTCTATTCTTTCAAGCGAGCACTATCAAGGTTGAACCCAGCACGTCAGAAAAAGTTTTATTGGTCAGAAGAGGCTGAGAG GCAATTAGTGATTGAATATGCTAGACACCGAGCTGCTCGGGGGGCAAATTTTCATCGCGCAGATTGGGTGTCAATTTTAAATCTCCCAGCACCTGCTCATGCATGCAAGAGAAGAATGGCATTATTAAATAGCTTTATCCCTTTCAGAGAGGCTGTTATGAAACTATGCACTATTCTTTCGGAACAATATGCAAAGTACCTTGAGAAGTTCCAGGACAAGATGTTGATTCATGCAGATTCTGAAGAGATGATTCGGGGTCCTGCATCTGAAGAAGCTGACATGCTTGAGAAATGGGCTAATTTTGATGAGGATATCGTTAAGGTTGCATTGGATGATGTCTTAATATGCAAAAGATTGGCTAAGCTGAATGCTGCTCGAGAAACGTTTCCAGAACAAGAAATAAGTGAGGACGAT GACATCGAGGATTGTGGTCAGAGTAATGCTTCTGGTCAAATATCAAGTGCCCAGCAACGTCTCAGAAAACATTTGCATACAGGTGCAAGAATTTTGAGACAGATGCATGAATCAGTTGCAGTTGCAAATGCTGTGGAGCTATTTAAACTTATCTTTCTAAGCAAATCAAAAGCTCCAGAAGCACCGACTTTGCTGGCCGAAACACTACGTCGTTATTCTGAGCACGACCTCTGTGCTGCTTTTAATTACTTGAGAGAGAGGAAAATTATG ATTGGTGGTGGCAACGGTCAATTTGAATTATCACAGCACTTCTTGCATAGTATCACGTCATCCGAATTTCCCCCTGATACTGGAAGCAGAGCTGCTAAGCTTGCTGTCTGGCTTCATGAGAGAGAAAAGGATTTAGTTGAAGAGGGCATTGAAGTTCCATCAGATCTTCAGTGTGGTGAAGTTTTCTCTTTGTGTGCTCTACTATCTTCAGGTGAACTGTCAATTACCCCATTGCTACCCAATGAAGGTGTTGGAGAGGCAGAAGATAATCGACCTTGTAAACGTAAAAGTGATAGTACCGAGCCTGATGGGGGAttaccaaaaaaattaaaaaaaacatttgcCGGGGACAGTGAGTTAACTACCCGCAGAGAAAAAGGTTTTCCCAGCATAAAGTTATGCTTGCAAAGGGAAACAATTTCAAGATTTATTGCTGTCGACTCATTCAAGAAGGGGAACTTGTATCCTGCCCCATTTTGTGGAGTAAAAGATCAAAGCAATACTTCATCTGGTTTGGATGTTACCTCAAGTTTGTTGCCTTCTGAGATTGCTGATCATTCAAGTGATATCCTTGAATCTGGGACGGTAGATCATCCCACTCTTGAGCTGAGTGAATCTCCATGGGAAGCTATGACCGGCTATGCTAAGCATCTATTTTCTTCATGTTCTTATGAATTAAATAGTTCGTTGCTTCAACCTGATTTGTTCAAAACACTCTATTCAGCCATTCAGAAGTCTGGCGACAACGGGTTGAGCATGAAAGAGATCCACAAGGTTCTGAACATTAAGG AAGAGAAATTATTGGAAGTTACAATTGAGGTGCTTGAAGCATTTGGGCGAGCATTAAAG GTCAATGCTTACAATTCAGTTCACGTGGTTGATTCCCTATACCGATCCAAATATTTCTTGACCAGTATAGACGATCGTGTTGCTCATCATCTCAAATCGGAAAGGAAAACCAAGGACAAGCCTACGCCTCTTAATCTTGATAGTCAAAGGAAGAATATGGCCTCCTCAGAGGATAAGATCAACACAAATGACAATGAAGGACATAGAGTCACAATtttaaatcgtcctcaagatgtCACCGATCCTCCTTCAGAAATATTAGCAGGGAATAAGATTACAGGCCATCAACATTCTGATGTTGCTTCACCCAAAGTGAATAGAGGAGAAAACCTTGAATGCTGCCGTACTGATTCAAATCATATAAGTTGGCCCCTGTTGCCATGGATGAATGGAGATGGTACTATAAATGAGCTTCTATACAAGGGGCTTCTTCGCCGTGTTCTTGGTATTGTTGTGCTAAATCCAGGGATATCAGAG GATGGAATCATAAATCAGATGCAAGGTCTAAATCCGCAG AGCTGCAGGCAGCTGTTACAGATGATGATTCTGGATAACCACTTAACTACCCGCAAAATGCAGCAGATGACATCGGCACGGCCTCCCTCCATTCTGGCCAATCTTCTTGGTGATAAATTCAGAAAATCTAAGTGGATATGTCGAGTCCATTTCTTTGCGAATCCCTCGACCACCACCTTGTTGTAG